The Candidatus Obscuribacterales bacterium genome contains the following window.
CGCCGCCGGCATGATAGTCGCTATTTTGGCGCTGCTGGTTTACCGCGTTTTTGTATCGCTGCAAGCTCAGCAAATGGAATACTTTTCCGATGCCGGGAGCGAACTAGAGCTCATCTATCGTCAAGTTTGGTATGAGCCGTCTTATTTCTCTGAAGACCGTCTGCCACGGGCGATCGCGCCCCACGTTGAGACATCCCCATCCGATAGCGAACGCGACTATGCGGTTTAGACAACAGCGCCCCTCCGGCATTCCAGAGATTAACCTAATTCCCATGCTGAACGTCATGATGGGAATTCTGGCGTTTTTTGCATTGATTACCATGTCCCTCACGGCGCAGCAAGCAGTCGAGGTTCCGTTGCCCAGTAACCTAGCGGCTGGCCGCCCACCCACCGAACCGCTCCTTGTTGAAATGGATGCCCAAGGGCAGTTTATGGCTAACCGCGATCGCATTCGCTCCCAAGGAGAGTTAGAACGGCTGACGATGCGATACCTGGATGAATCACCAGACGGACAGGTCGTTTTCCATGCCCATGATCAACTGCCCTACAGCGATGTCCTCACCACGTTGGAGGCCCTGAAAGTGATCGGCGGCGATCGCGTCTCCCTTGCTATCGATTAGGAGAACACTATGCGATCGCGTCGAACTCGCCCCCAAGGACTTCCAGAGGTCAATCTTGTCCCTATGCTGGATGTTTTGATGACGGTGCTAACCTTTTTCAT
Protein-coding sequences here:
- a CDS encoding biopolymer transporter ExbD, whose translation is MRFRQQRPSGIPEINLIPMLNVMMGILAFFALITMSLTAQQAVEVPLPSNLAAGRPPTEPLLVEMDAQGQFMANRDRIRSQGELERLTMRYLDESPDGQVVFHAHDQLPYSDVLTTLEALKVIGGDRVSLAID